A portion of the Saimiri boliviensis isolate mSaiBol1 chromosome 1, mSaiBol1.pri, whole genome shotgun sequence genome contains these proteins:
- the CGREF1 gene encoding cell growth regulator with EF hand domain protein 1: MIPLMMTVLILLLLPEGQAAPKDGVTRPDSEVQHQLLPNPFQPGPEQLRLLQSYLKGLERTEVKPEHLSREQVLLYLFALHDYDQSGQLDGLELLSMLTAALAPGAASSPTTNPVILIVDKVLETQDLNGDGLMTPAELINFPGEAPSHVEPREPLAPSPQEPRAVGRQSLLAKSPLRQDTQEALGPREEAEGQVEAKTESLEPVQEPGGQAEADRDGPEPIGEAGGQAEAEDVPRPKGEAEGQAEARENGKEAKELPGEILESKNTPNEFEVHLVQLENDEI, encoded by the exons ATGATACCTTTGATGATGACAGTGTTAATCCTGCTGCTGCTTCCCGAGGGTCAGGCTGCTCCAAAGGATGGAGTTACAAG gccAGACTCTGAAGTTCAGCATCAGCTCCTGCCCAACCCCTTCCAGCCTGGCCCGGAGCAGCTCAG ACTTCTGCAGAGCTACCTAAAGGGACTAGAAAGGACAGAAGTGAAGCCGGAGCATCTGAGCCGGGAGCAGG TTCTCCTCTACCTCTTTGCCCTCCATGACTATGACCAGAGTGGACAGCTGGATGGCCTGGAGCTATTGTCCATGTTGACAGCTGCTCTGGCCCCTGGAGCTGCCAGCTCTCCTACCACCAACCCG GTGATCTTGATAGTGGACAAAGTGCTGGAGACCCAGGACCTGAATGGGGATGGGCTCATGACCCCTGCAGAGCTCATCAACTTCCCGGGAGAGGCCCCCAGTCACGTGGAGCCCAGAGAGCCCCTTGCTCCATCTCCTCAGGAGCCACGAGCTGTTGGGAGGCAGTCCCTGTTAGCTAAAAGCCCATTAAGACAAGACACACAGGAAGCCCTGGGGCCCAGAGAAGAAGCTGAGGGCCAGGTAGAGGCCAAAACGGAGTCCTTGGAGCCTGTCCAGGAGCCTGGGGGCCAGGCAGAAGCTGACAGAGATGGCCCCGAGCCTATAGGTGAAGCTGGGGGCCAGGCAGAGGCTGAAGATGTCCCCAGGCCCAAAGGGGAAGCTGAGGgacaggcagaggccagggagaATGGAAAGGAAGCCAAGGAACTTCCAGGGGAAATACTGGAGTCTAAGAACACCCCAAATGAGTTTGAGGTGCACCTTGTTCAACTGGAGAATGATGAGATCTAG
- the KHK gene encoding ketohexokinase isoform X4 has translation MGSMAPGHVAEVPSGPASYPLVPKPLSNCTPFGILRPGSFVLDDLRRYSVDLRYMVFQPTGSVPIATVIINEASGSRTILYYDSFLVADFRRRGVDVSQVAWQSKGDTPSSCCIINNSNGNRTIVLHDTSLPDVSAKDFEKVDLTRFKWIHIEGRNASEQVKMLQRIDAHNARQPPEQKIWVSVEVEKPREELFQLFGYGDVVFVSKDVAKHLGFRSAGEALRGLYARVRKGAVLVCAWAEEGADALGPDGKLLHSDAFPPPRVVDTLGAGDTFNASVIFSLSQGRSMQEALRFGCQVAGKKCGLQGFDGIV, from the exons GGTCCCTAGTGGCCCTGCCAGCTACCCACTAGTCCCCAAACCCTTGTCGAACTGCACTCCCTTCGGGATACTCCGCCCTGGCAGTTTTGTCCTGGATGACCTCCGCCGCTATTCTGTGGACCTCCGCTACATGGTCTTTCAGCCCACAGGCTCCGTCCCCATCGCCACAGTCATCATCAACGAGGCCAGTGGTAGCCGCACCATCCTATACTATGACAG CTTCCTAGTGGCTGACTTCAGGCGGCGGGGCGTGGACGTGTCTCAGGTGGCCTGGCAGAGCAAGGGGGACACCCCCAGCTCCTGCTGCATCATCAACAACTCCAATGGCAACCGTACCATTGTGCTCCATGACAC GAGCCTGCCAGATGTGTCTGCTAAGGACTTTGAGAAGGTTGATCTGACCCGGTTCAAGTGGATCCACATTGAG GGCCGGAATGCATCGGAGCAGGTGAAGATGCTGCAGCGGATAGACGCGCACAACGCCAGGCAGCCTCCGGAGCAGAAGATCTGGGTGTCTGTGGAGGTGGAGAAGCCGCGAGAGGAGCTCTTTCAGCTGTTTGGCTATGGAGACGTG GTGTTTGTCAGCAAAGATGTGGCCAAGCACTTGGGGTTCCGGTCAGCAGGGGAAGCCCTGAGGGGCTTGTATGCTCGTGTGAGGAAAGG GGCTGTGCTTGTCTGTGCCTGGGCTGAGGAGGGCGCCGACGCCCTGGGCCCTGATGGCAAATTGCTCCACTCGGATGCTTTCCCGCCGCCCCGTGTGGTGGATACCCTCGGGGCTGGAGACACCTTCAACGCCTCCGTCATCTTCAGCCTATCCCAGG GGAGGAGCATGCAGGAAGCACTGAGATTCGGGTGCCAGGTGGCTGGCAAGAAGTGTGGCCTGCAGGGCTTTGATGGCATCGTGTGA